One Candidatus Bathyarchaeota archaeon genomic region harbors:
- a CDS encoding CoB--CoM heterodisulfide reductase subunit B, which yields MPARQPSVEAACRMVMERFGIGIEDMEGASCCPDPVVTERLQREMWLTMAARNLSIAEDMGKDLVTVCNGCYETLFEAKESLRTDEMLRSRVEKALSRIGRTLPSKIGLNHIVEVLGRDIGVDEIRRLSGNRLSRLSVAIHPGCHLYRADSREATREKPRMLEEIVEATGAKEVEYGIKRFCCGYPHRVVEEEFSLKMMLARKLQRMWEAGADCVVVACPACNIQFEFGQLELKRRYNIAFDSGLPVIHVIELVALGIGIGPDEFGLKTHRGPTANIISKL from the coding sequence GTGCCCGCGAGGCAGCCCAGTGTCGAGGCAGCTTGCAGAATGGTCATGGAGAGGTTTGGAATAGGCATAGAGGATATGGAGGGAGCCTCATGCTGTCCAGACCCAGTAGTTACGGAGAGGCTGCAACGTGAGATGTGGCTCACAATGGCTGCTAGAAACCTCTCGATAGCGGAGGATATGGGTAAGGACCTGGTTACGGTTTGTAACGGATGCTACGAGACCCTCTTCGAGGCGAAGGAGAGTCTCAGAACAGATGAGATGTTGAGGTCCAGAGTTGAGAAGGCCCTCTCCAGGATCGGCAGAACACTTCCTTCAAAAATAGGTCTGAACCACATAGTTGAGGTTCTGGGCCGAGATATAGGTGTAGACGAGATAAGGAGGCTGAGTGGAAACAGGCTGAGTCGACTGAGCGTCGCCATCCATCCAGGCTGCCACCTTTACAGGGCAGACAGCAGAGAGGCTACTAGAGAGAAGCCCAGGATGCTTGAGGAGATAGTTGAGGCTACTGGCGCGAAGGAGGTTGAGTATGGGATCAAGAGGTTCTGCTGCGGATACCCACACAGGGTTGTAGAGGAGGAGTTCTCACTCAAGATGATGCTGGCTAGAAAGTTGCAGAGGATGTGGGAGGCCGGTGCAGACTGTGTCGTAGTCGCATGTCCAGCATGCAACATCCAGTTTGAGTTCGGACAACTCGAATTGAAGAGGAGATATAACATAGCCTTCGACTCAGGCCTCCCAGTCATCCATGTGATTGAACTCGTCGCCCTAGGTATAGGGATCGGCCCCGACGAGTTCGGGCTCAAGACGCATAGGGGCCCAACAGCAAACATAATATCGAAACTGTGA
- a CDS encoding acyl-CoA thioesterase: MVAHTSKTLRLRVHAGDTDFTGFVFNPRVIEWFSVGRIELLRSRGITLLDDGRLTVDGKPQGVSLVVGEVYARFQAPIRFDDQVSLKTEVTEVRDKTIKFSFTVRRVSDREVLAVGSSTSVCIDKETRKSCKLPPRIAELLTPSPKSR, translated from the coding sequence ATGGTGGCCCATACTAGTAAGACTCTGAGGCTCAGGGTTCATGCTGGAGACACGGACTTCACAGGGTTCGTATTCAACCCCAGAGTTATCGAATGGTTCAGCGTCGGCAGAATTGAATTATTGAGGTCAAGGGGCATAACTCTTCTAGATGACGGTCGACTCACGGTCGACGGTAAACCTCAAGGTGTCTCCTTGGTTGTCGGCGAGGTCTACGCCAGATTTCAGGCACCTATAAGATTCGATGATCAAGTCTCCCTCAAGACAGAGGTTACGGAAGTTAGGGATAAGACTATAAAGTTCAGCTTCACCGTCAGAAGGGTCTCAGATAGGGAGGTCCTCGCCGTAGGTTCAAGCACCTCCGTCTGCATCGATAAGGAGACTAGAAAGTCATGTAAGTTACCTCCGAGAATCGCTGAGCTTCTGACACCATCACCTAAATCCAGATAG
- a CDS encoding NADH-quinone oxidoreductase subunit C, producing the protein MSLDKEIVKALMEEIGVGFISESRMKPNRPTVTVDRDYLIQTVRLLVERFNARLCTITAVDLGLDFELIYHMSLGGLIFNVKTSTPKEISEVPSVSSIIPGATSAEREIHDLFNIKFQGLPDPRPLIVPHEWSGVKTPLRKPASGIVAEYQKPTVETLMQQGQVFTMPATVKSHRQSLKLPEVKTTMNRPEALKEIHEIAREVGFDKRVGYDLQKMKLRY; encoded by the coding sequence TTGAGTCTGGATAAAGAGATTGTTAAGGCGTTGATGGAAGAGATCGGTGTAGGCTTCATTTCTGAGTCTAGGATGAAGCCGAACAGACCGACAGTTACAGTCGATAGGGATTACCTGATCCAGACGGTGAGGCTGCTTGTGGAACGTTTCAACGCAAGACTATGCACCATAACAGCCGTCGACTTAGGGTTGGACTTCGAACTCATCTACCATATGAGTCTAGGAGGCCTAATATTCAACGTCAAAACCTCTACTCCAAAGGAGATATCTGAAGTCCCATCAGTCTCAAGCATAATTCCAGGAGCAACCTCGGCTGAGAGGGAGATACACGACCTCTTCAACATAAAATTTCAAGGTTTACCAGACCCCAGACCGTTAATAGTACCACATGAATGGAGTGGGGTGAAGACCCCCCTGAGGAAGCCTGCATCTGGGATAGTTGCAGAGTATCAGAAGCCGACAGTTGAGACCCTCATGCAGCAAGGCCAGGTCTTCACAATGCCCGCCACCGTCAAGAGTCACAGGCAGAGTCTGAAGCTCCCTGAGGTTAAAACAACCATGAATAGGCCTGAAGCTCTGAAGGAGATACATGAGATCGCTAGAGAAGTTGGATTCGACAAGAGGGTCGGATACGACCTCCAGAAGATGAAGCTGAGGTACTGA
- a CDS encoding NADH-quinone oxidoreductase subunit B family protein, producing MLKALRSFARRKSPWIMHVPCGGCNGCDIEVVAALTPKFDVERFGVLQKGTPRHADILIVTGVVTAQILDRLKRIYDLTPNPKHIVAFGSCAVDGDIFREGYGFAGPLDEVLPVDIYVPGCPPRPEALIDGLNKLLKRLK from the coding sequence ATGTTGAAGGCTCTCCGCTCATTCGCAAGGAGGAAATCACCTTGGATAATGCATGTTCCATGCGGAGGATGCAACGGATGCGACATAGAAGTCGTCGCAGCTCTGACACCGAAATTTGACGTCGAGAGGTTCGGCGTACTCCAGAAAGGCACCCCCAGACATGCAGATATACTCATCGTCACAGGAGTGGTTACAGCCCAAATATTGGATAGACTTAAGAGAATATATGATCTCACACCGAACCCGAAGCATATCGTCGCCTTCGGCTCATGCGCTGTCGACGGAGACATATTCAGGGAAGGCTACGGATTCGCAGGCCCCCTAGATGAGGTCCTACCTGTCGACATATATGTTCCAGGATGCCCACCGAGACCAGAGGCTCTGATAGATGGCCTAAACAAACTGTTGAAGAGACTCAAGTAA
- a CDS encoding nickel-dependent hydrogenase large subunit, protein MSSILPIGPFHPALKEAAYIKLEVDGERVVGGDFKVGYMHRGIEELATRKTYHSNIFLFERVCGICNTVHSTCYTQTVEALMGIDPPERAKYIRTIVFEAERIQSHLLWFGVGMHEIGYDTAYMYMWREREHALEILESICGKRVNFGINTIGGVRRDITPEKQRLIKTKLDILERTIGKIGKILVEDKVLEARVKGVGVLSKDEARRLCVVGPTARGSGVDIDTRRDDPYAAYQNIDFDVPVEEGGDVLSRTLVRLKELTESVKIIRQATAKLPKGPVASESLPLPTVGEAFGRVEAHRGELVYYLRSNGTNFPERVKVRTPSVVNNNSILPMVVGETIADVPIILASIDPCFSCTDRVTVLDTGKNIEKTYSFSDLRRGRIK, encoded by the coding sequence ATGTCATCGATTCTGCCGATAGGTCCATTCCACCCAGCCCTGAAGGAAGCTGCCTACATCAAACTCGAGGTTGATGGCGAGAGGGTTGTAGGAGGAGACTTCAAGGTTGGATATATGCATAGAGGCATAGAAGAGTTGGCTACGAGGAAGACATACCACAGCAACATATTCCTGTTTGAGAGGGTATGTGGAATATGCAACACAGTCCACTCCACATGTTACACACAGACAGTTGAGGCCCTGATGGGTATAGACCCACCTGAGAGGGCGAAATACATCAGGACAATAGTCTTCGAAGCTGAGAGGATCCAGAGCCACCTATTATGGTTCGGTGTGGGAATGCATGAGATAGGCTACGATACAGCATACATGTACATGTGGAGGGAGCGGGAACATGCCTTAGAAATCTTGGAGTCGATCTGTGGGAAGAGGGTGAACTTTGGGATAAACACCATCGGAGGTGTAAGAAGAGACATAACACCTGAGAAGCAGAGGCTCATAAAGACAAAGCTCGACATTTTGGAGAGGACCATAGGAAAGATTGGGAAGATACTGGTTGAAGACAAGGTCTTGGAGGCTAGGGTGAAAGGTGTAGGTGTGCTTTCTAAGGACGAGGCTAGGAGGCTCTGCGTCGTTGGGCCTACAGCAAGAGGCTCAGGCGTAGACATAGATACTAGGAGGGACGACCCTTACGCAGCCTACCAAAACATCGATTTCGATGTACCTGTTGAAGAAGGTGGAGACGTACTCTCAAGAACACTTGTCAGACTCAAAGAGCTGACGGAGTCGGTGAAGATAATAAGACAAGCTACTGCCAAGCTACCGAAAGGTCCGGTAGCATCTGAATCTCTACCTTTACCAACGGTTGGTGAGGCCTTCGGGAGGGTTGAGGCCCACAGGGGTGAGCTGGTATATTATTTGAGGTCGAACGGAACAAACTTCCCAGAGAGGGTTAAGGTCAGAACACCGTCAGTTGTGAATAATAACTCGATCCTTCCAATGGTTGTTGGGGAGACTATAGCCGATGTTCCAATAATACTGGCGAGCATAGACCCATGCTTCTCCTGCACTGACAGGGTCACTGTCTTGGATACTGGAAAGAATATTGAGAAAACATATAGCTTCTCAGATTTGAGAAGGGGGAGGATCAAATGA
- a CDS encoding 4Fe-4S dicluster domain-containing protein: MVEVAEQKILVFDRRVCTGCRLCELACSFKNFNNIYSYEKTHIRHVIEFDRGEIECQYCQHCEEPLCAASCPVKAIHKDEETGIVRINIMECIGCQTCNMVCPARIPKFYPEMKVSMKCNLCDGDPECVKYCSPMAISYVTRKEAERLLEDIYGKRG; encoded by the coding sequence TTGGTCGAGGTTGCTGAACAGAAGATCCTGGTCTTCGACAGGCGTGTCTGCACCGGTTGCAGGCTCTGCGAGTTGGCATGCTCATTCAAGAACTTCAACAACATATACAGTTACGAGAAGACCCATATAAGACATGTTATAGAGTTCGATAGGGGAGAGATCGAATGTCAATACTGCCAGCACTGTGAGGAGCCCCTATGCGCCGCCTCATGCCCCGTCAAGGCGATACATAAGGATGAGGAGACAGGCATAGTACGCATAAACATTATGGAATGTATCGGCTGCCAGACATGCAACATGGTCTGCCCAGCAAGAATTCCAAAGTTCTATCCTGAAATGAAGGTCTCGATGAAATGCAACCTATGCGACGGAGACCCCGAATGTGTAAAGTACTGTTCACCAATGGCTATAAGTTATGTGACGAGAAAGGAGGCGGAGAGGCTGCTGGAGGATATCTACGGTAAGAGGGGATGA
- a CDS encoding EamA family transporter: protein MAGPILLAVVSMLLTGTSDFLYKRVRMRAADPENFLAYQAVFFNATSLTYTLYSGSLEVNVLTLIFGFGCAVLAYSSVLLFLAGLGGGQASVNVPVFRLSFIVTAVLAFIFLGESATAGKIVATALATFSILILSKGLVFQSIPQSRVLKLILATLNYGLFGFLYKVAVMSGCTPTGILVVQGLFFISLAFAMASFKGALKLSSTVMVHAPACGVMLSSAFLLLLESLRGGDVSVNFSIVQLSFVVTSILAVAVWRERVDTVNILGIVSAVLAVIFFAYL from the coding sequence TTGGCAGGTCCTATACTGCTGGCGGTTGTGAGTATGCTTCTTACAGGCACATCTGACTTTCTATATAAGAGGGTTAGGATGAGGGCGGCTGACCCTGAAAATTTTCTTGCGTACCAGGCGGTCTTCTTCAACGCAACCAGCCTCACCTACACCTTGTATTCGGGAAGTCTAGAAGTGAATGTCTTAACATTAATTTTCGGTTTCGGATGCGCCGTCCTAGCATACTCTTCAGTACTGCTCTTTCTAGCAGGTTTGGGTGGTGGCCAGGCGAGTGTTAACGTTCCAGTCTTCAGACTCAGCTTCATCGTAACCGCTGTATTGGCCTTTATCTTTCTGGGAGAATCTGCCACGGCTGGGAAGATCGTAGCCACAGCCCTAGCTACCTTCAGCATCCTTATCCTGTCAAAAGGTTTAGTTTTCCAGTCCATACCTCAATCAAGGGTTCTCAAGCTTATACTGGCCACACTCAATTACGGTCTGTTCGGATTCCTATATAAGGTGGCTGTGATGTCGGGGTGTACGCCGACAGGTATACTGGTTGTTCAAGGCCTCTTCTTCATATCCTTGGCATTCGCTATGGCTTCTTTTAAAGGGGCCTTGAAGTTATCCTCAACTGTAATGGTTCATGCGCCTGCCTGTGGTGTGATGTTGTCGTCCGCCTTCCTACTTCTTCTCGAATCCCTGAGGGGAGGGGATGTGAGTGTCAACTTCTCAATTGTACAGCTGAGTTTTGTAGTGACAAGCATATTGGCTGTTGCAGTTTGGCGTGAAAGGGTCGACACAGTAAATATTCTCGGAATTGTTTCAGCGGTCTTGGCTGTAATCTTCTTTGCATACCTTTAA
- a CDS encoding helix-turn-helix domain-containing protein: MSQLRPPCEEIVQQLLPAFRCLVAKELIEKHRLSQIEAAKRLGTTQATISHYLASKRGFKDSERLRSIPGMMEAAVKVAKELAEEKSSRTEFTPNFCRVCAALRGIKNLCKA, from the coding sequence GTGTCTCAGTTGAGGCCTCCATGCGAAGAGATAGTTCAGCAGCTCCTACCAGCATTCAGATGTCTAGTAGCCAAAGAACTCATTGAGAAGCATAGACTATCGCAGATAGAGGCTGCTAAAAGGCTTGGAACAACCCAAGCCACAATAAGCCACTATCTGGCGTCAAAGAGGGGTTTCAAAGATTCTGAGAGGTTAAGGTCCATCCCCGGTATGATGGAGGCTGCGGTTAAAGTTGCGAAGGAACTTGCCGAAGAGAAATCCTCAAGAACAGAATTCACACCTAATTTCTGCAGGGTCTGCGCAGCCTTGCGTGGAATAAAAAACTTATGTAAAGCCTAG
- a CDS encoding amino acid ABC transporter substrate-binding protein — translation MSEEKKVSRRSWMKYAGAGVVVVAAAAGAGYYATQPKPTPTPTPTTPTPTPTTPTPSPSGKKLKVRIGGTKPLTGTVALAGIDEYNALKLWAEKWVNAQGGIKGGDGNIYEVELIIYNDESKPENVSRLYEKLITEDKVDFLMGPVWAPLGMATVAAVEKYKKLELFGTATFDPELYKDWKYIVHVCTNGSDYIDNIMDMILAECVPKDPEAKNIAVIHGDALFEKVCGVWGAEAVKKRANLVFYEKYTSPPTDLTPVLTRVKAAKPAIILAGEASGATLMTKQARELGLDLKLFFPGTFAVYQDFYNALGKYAEEIIANTQWEPGIKYPPTYGPDHDWFVSNYEKEFKQSPTYHGAIGFAQGLALQAAMEKSKNPLSSDAVREALNTVEFTGFHGKFKIDPKTGWQIGHKLAVVQWQDGKKVCVWPPQVAAGKLRYPMKKWAER, via the coding sequence TTGTCTGAGGAGAAGAAGGTTTCTAGAAGAAGTTGGATGAAGTATGCTGGGGCTGGAGTCGTCGTCGTAGCAGCAGCTGCTGGAGCAGGATACTATGCAACACAACCTAAACCAACACCTACACCTACACCAACAACACCCACACCAACACCGACAACACCTACACCAAGCCCAAGCGGAAAGAAACTGAAAGTTAGAATAGGAGGAACAAAACCCCTAACAGGAACGGTAGCTCTAGCGGGTATCGATGAGTATAATGCACTCAAGCTATGGGCTGAGAAGTGGGTCAATGCTCAAGGTGGAATCAAAGGTGGAGACGGAAACATATACGAAGTCGAATTGATAATATACAACGATGAGTCAAAACCTGAGAACGTCTCAAGACTTTATGAGAAGCTGATAACTGAGGATAAGGTAGACTTCCTCATGGGCCCTGTATGGGCACCTCTCGGCATGGCTACAGTCGCAGCCGTAGAGAAATATAAGAAGCTAGAACTCTTCGGCACAGCGACCTTCGACCCTGAACTTTACAAAGACTGGAAATACATAGTCCATGTGTGTACAAATGGAAGTGACTATATAGATAATATAATGGATATGATCCTTGCGGAATGTGTTCCTAAGGATCCTGAAGCGAAGAATATTGCAGTCATACATGGAGACGCCCTCTTCGAGAAGGTATGTGGAGTATGGGGTGCTGAAGCCGTCAAGAAAAGAGCCAACTTAGTATTTTATGAAAAATATACATCGCCACCAACTGATCTTACACCAGTACTTACAAGAGTCAAAGCCGCTAAACCAGCAATTATACTCGCAGGGGAAGCCTCTGGGGCGACATTGATGACGAAACAAGCCAGAGAGTTAGGTCTCGACCTCAAACTATTCTTCCCAGGAACATTTGCAGTCTACCAGGATTTCTATAATGCACTCGGCAAGTACGCTGAAGAAATAATCGCTAATACTCAATGGGAGCCAGGCATAAAATATCCACCTACATATGGGCCTGACCATGACTGGTTCGTATCCAACTATGAGAAAGAATTTAAACAGTCTCCCACATACCACGGCGCCATAGGATTTGCACAAGGCCTAGCTTTACAGGCGGCTATGGAGAAATCCAAGAACCCATTAAGCTCTGACGCGGTGAGAGAGGCTCTCAACACGGTCGAGTTCACAGGCTTCCATGGAAAGTTCAAGATAGATCCAAAGACAGGCTGGCAGATAGGTCACAAGCTGGCAGTGGTCCAATGGCAGGATGGTAAGAAAGTGTGTGTCTGGCCACCTCAAGTCGCAGCGGGCAAACTTAGATATCCGATGAAGAAGTGGGCTGAGAGATAG
- a CDS encoding 4Fe-4S dicluster domain-containing protein, giving the protein MKRHIIMDALRSLVSPSTTLYPRRPYIPQEGFRGAAEYDPDKCVGCGACSQVCPTGAITYEDSEKFRRLQVDYGLCSFCGRCEEVCPWGAIHLTKKYELAVYDKSEAKTSIDIPLLECAHCGRPFIPKPQMEASLQKVEETLRKYGIGKEELAKLIQLCPTCSFTVDEMPERRMFMRRLR; this is encoded by the coding sequence GTGAAGAGACATATCATAATGGATGCTCTCAGGAGCCTAGTCAGCCCTTCAACAACCCTCTACCCGAGGAGACCATACATCCCCCAGGAAGGGTTCAGGGGTGCCGCTGAATATGACCCAGACAAATGTGTAGGATGCGGCGCATGCTCCCAAGTATGTCCAACAGGAGCGATCACATACGAAGATTCAGAGAAGTTCAGGAGGCTCCAGGTGGATTACGGCCTCTGCTCATTCTGCGGACGATGCGAAGAGGTCTGCCCCTGGGGTGCGATACATCTGACCAAGAAGTACGAGTTGGCAGTATATGATAAGAGTGAGGCAAAGACAAGCATCGATATACCCCTCCTCGAATGTGCTCATTGTGGGAGACCATTCATCCCAAAACCTCAGATGGAAGCATCACTCCAGAAGGTTGAGGAGACCCTCAGAAAATATGGGATAGGAAAGGAGGAGTTGGCTAAACTGATCCAACTCTGCCCAACATGCTCATTCACAGTCGATGAGATGCCTGAGAGGAGAATGTTCATGAGGAGGCTCAGGTGA
- the nifU gene encoding Fe-S cluster assembly scaffold protein NifU translates to MYSEKVMEYFRNPRNMGEIEDADGVGTVGNPVCGDMMTIYIKVKDDRISDIKFKTFGCGAAIATSSMITELAKGKTLEEGLKITRSDVADSLGGLPPIKMHCSNLAADALHAAIKDYLKKRERGEK, encoded by the coding sequence ATGTATAGTGAGAAGGTCATGGAATATTTCAGGAATCCGAGAAACATGGGTGAGATTGAGGATGCTGATGGGGTTGGGACGGTTGGGAATCCTGTATGTGGCGATATGATGACTATCTACATCAAAGTCAAGGACGATAGGATATCCGATATAAAGTTCAAGACTTTCGGATGCGGCGCAGCCATAGCTACAAGCAGCATGATCACTGAACTTGCGAAGGGGAAGACCTTGGAGGAGGGTTTGAAGATAACAAGGTCGGATGTTGCTGATAGTCTAGGTGGCCTACCACCTATCAAGATGCACTGTTCAAATCTGGCAGCAGATGCCCTCCACGCTGCAATTAAAGACTATCTGAAGAAGAGGGAGCGGGGGGAGAAGTGA
- the fdhD gene encoding formate dehydrogenase accessory sulfurtransferase FdhD — MRVTEKFKVRKVTVDPNISSILEEEVAVEAPIRICLNNMRVATLMASPTMLHELAVGYIFSEGILKDREAVEKVTVEGNDVHLWLKEGSKADLVDIEKAGWGAVIKSACGSTADYVNRIFRYSEVSSTYSISAEEIVRMVSELNLNSRTFKVTGGLHSAAIFEDGVMTSFSEDVGRHNAVDKAIGSSILKNVRFDRSILVTSGRQTGEMVAKAVRMGIPLSVSVSAPTHSGIEIAEETGLTLICFARGKRFNVYTRPERVRLK; from the coding sequence TTGCGAGTCACCGAAAAATTCAAGGTTCGTAAGGTCACCGTAGACCCAAACATATCTTCAATTCTTGAGGAGGAGGTTGCTGTCGAGGCGCCGATAAGAATATGCTTGAACAATATGCGAGTAGCCACCTTGATGGCGTCCCCTACGATGTTACATGAGCTAGCTGTTGGCTACATCTTCTCAGAAGGCATTCTTAAGGATAGAGAGGCCGTTGAGAAGGTCACCGTTGAAGGGAATGACGTACATTTATGGTTGAAAGAAGGTTCGAAGGCAGATCTAGTCGACATTGAAAAAGCCGGTTGGGGGGCGGTTATCAAATCGGCATGTGGATCAACAGCTGACTACGTAAATAGAATATTCAGATATAGTGAAGTCTCAAGCACATATTCTATATCTGCTGAAGAGATTGTTAGGATGGTTTCCGAATTAAATCTGAACTCTAGAACATTCAAGGTTACGGGAGGTTTACATTCAGCCGCTATCTTCGAGGATGGTGTGATGACTTCTTTCTCCGAGGATGTTGGTCGCCACAACGCTGTAGACAAGGCGATAGGCTCATCTATCCTTAAGAATGTTAGGTTCGACCGGTCCATCCTCGTAACCTCAGGTAGGCAGACCGGCGAGATGGTAGCCAAGGCAGTTAGGATGGGCATACCACTCTCAGTATCCGTCTCAGCACCTACACATTCAGGCATCGAGATTGCTGAGGAGACAGGTCTGACCCTCATCTGCTTCGCCAGAGGAAAAAGATTCAACGTCTATACGAGGCCTGAGAGGGTCAGGCTCAAATAA
- a CDS encoding NADH-quinone oxidoreductase subunit H, with the protein MIEVINLMVGLLIYPGLAFSLAIGGVFYWLYRKVRARLQARIGPPWYQYFMDLIKLFSKESVIPYSSRGAAMVLAPIFSLTSLVLVAAMMPVGSESIFGFDEDLIVTLYLLAIPGLAMIIAGNVSGSPYGSVGSSREASIMVGYELPYVLSALTVGFHLRSLSISRIVSYQLESGAFFMKYPLATLAFLMCLLPKMGRRPFDAPEADTEIIGGPLTEYSGLLLGLFEVANGLKWFVIPAFTVNMFFGGAANPIEFLAKCLGVVLFLSVLDIIHPRYRIDQGFRFFFKWILPLALIDFVRSLIWP; encoded by the coding sequence ATGATTGAGGTTATCAACCTGATGGTAGGCCTACTAATATATCCTGGACTTGCCTTCTCCCTTGCCATAGGCGGAGTATTCTACTGGCTATACCGTAAGGTTCGGGCGAGACTCCAAGCAAGAATCGGCCCTCCATGGTACCAATACTTCATGGACCTCATAAAACTCTTCTCGAAGGAGTCGGTTATACCATACTCTTCAAGAGGAGCAGCTATGGTTCTTGCCCCGATCTTCTCCCTGACGAGTCTCGTCTTGGTAGCTGCGATGATGCCGGTTGGTTCAGAATCAATATTTGGATTCGACGAGGACCTCATCGTAACACTGTATCTTCTGGCTATTCCAGGCCTCGCCATGATCATCGCCGGCAACGTCTCAGGATCACCTTACGGATCTGTTGGTTCAAGCCGTGAGGCGAGCATAATGGTTGGGTACGAGTTGCCCTATGTCCTCTCAGCGTTGACTGTGGGCTTCCATTTGAGGTCCCTCAGCATCTCGAGAATAGTGAGTTACCAACTTGAGAGCGGCGCTTTCTTCATGAAGTATCCATTGGCGACTTTAGCTTTCCTTATGTGCCTCCTACCGAAGATGGGGCGGCGTCCGTTCGACGCTCCAGAGGCAGACACCGAGATCATAGGCGGCCCCTTAACCGAGTATTCAGGACTGTTGCTAGGACTATTCGAGGTTGCCAACGGCCTGAAATGGTTTGTCATACCAGCATTCACTGTGAACATGTTCTTCGGTGGAGCCGCGAATCCTATTGAGTTTCTAGCGAAATGTTTAGGAGTAGTGCTTTTCCTATCGGTCCTCGACATAATCCATCCACGTTACAGGATAGATCAAGGATTCAGGTTCTTCTTCAAATGGATCCTTCCACTAGCACTCATAGATTTCGTGAGGAGCCTGATCTGGCCGTGA
- a CDS encoding transcriptional regulator produces the protein MVERCKLCNFPIQDGPCQLAAYKRTINGKEYCFCCLVCAERFEG, from the coding sequence ATGGTTGAGAGATGTAAACTATGTAACTTTCCGATTCAGGACGGGCCTTGCCAGCTCGCAGCCTACAAGAGAACCATAAACGGAAAAGAATATTGTTTCTGCTGTCTTGTCTGTGCTGAAAGGTTTGAAGGGTGA
- a CDS encoding HAD family phosphatase, translating into MKSSLIKAVIFDFDGTIVDSYEAHLESFRRALRKLSLKVDDEEIYRRFGKPAKVILAEILPDSVHHLIDDIVREKRREFIETSSRIRLFGGVEETLKYLRSKGVGLGLATSADRPSVMRVLERFSLQHYFDTVVSSEDVVEAKPNPKIFILTAERLGVEPDDCLIVGDSIFDVIAALEAGMRIVVVANNPYQVEEVREKGVEVLDSMGELKNII; encoded by the coding sequence ATGAAAAGTAGCTTGATCAAGGCGGTTATATTCGATTTCGACGGCACCATAGTTGACAGTTATGAGGCTCATCTGGAGTCTTTCAGGAGAGCCCTAAGAAAGCTCAGCCTCAAGGTTGATGATGAGGAGATTTATAGAAGATTTGGGAAACCAGCCAAGGTTATTTTGGCTGAGATCCTGCCTGATAGTGTGCACCATCTTATAGACGATATTGTGAGGGAGAAGAGGAGGGAGTTCATAGAGACTTCGAGTAGGATAAGGCTATTTGGAGGTGTTGAGGAGACATTGAAATATCTGAGGTCTAAGGGTGTAGGTTTGGGTCTTGCAACTTCAGCTGATAGGCCTAGTGTGATGAGGGTTCTGGAGAGGTTCAGCCTCCAACATTACTTCGATACGGTGGTGTCATCTGAGGATGTTGTTGAGGCGAAGCCGAACCCAAAAATATTTATTTTGACAGCTGAGAGGCTCGGTGTCGAACCGGATGATTGCCTCATCGTCGGAGACTCTATATTCGATGTCATAGCCGCTTTGGAGGCTGGGATGAGAATAGTTGTTGTTGCAAACAATCCGTATCAGGTTGAAGAGGTTAGGGAGAAGGGTGTTGAGGTTCTGGATTCGATGGGCGAGTTGAAGAACATTATTTGA